In Lachnospiraceae bacterium, one DNA window encodes the following:
- the pglZ gene encoding BREX-1 system phosphatase PglZ type A → MDTDKIIQDLNRRFAAPLPEFYQRRIIFWYDEDKEFEDKLDEVVLENAKVIALTGNNAFSVKKLLSVDDLTTNYLVYSPCVYNRPDDNWLLDVELYSEEFRADLISIWMDEMGLISNPAMRKQVKNYRAYFNAKDRRLKVSTQNKVPETPAQLHMAVMAAICGLKDAQPNMILRSVFQAGLDLNNNTVYQEFVKYHADAAFWAMVRQGCGFVEEEPDLGRLAIHLLLTAATRTMRQEYLAGLDSFISMPHQAYCYDFISEWLHSDNIPQLYDVARYVEDEARLHQRFEKLTVEDLVGTECFPCINEVILTKLMTEISDHIIDVDTITNTVEKRRTCVWYEPFENFYDGILQVANMQSFFKEHSAGFHNAEAKSIWKEYTESYYQMDTYYRLFHLSFQKSLETSNILLDDLFKHVVDKVEGLYNHWFLGELGNNWSDVCADELATYGKVLEVPQQEDFYRSRIQTSDTKVFVIISDAMRYEVAATMADQLQRETQSKVSISSMQSIFPSTTKFGMAALLPHKELTVEVRNDILTVLADGQSTASTYRDKVLKTEDSASVALKYNDIIAMKRAERSALVKGMDVVYIYHDTIDEASHTSDTAVFAACDKAISELKNLVRIIVNEFGGTNILITADHGFLYTYSPLKEEDKVDKRGFFDVDVTNSDITKKESIKRCVEYGRRYAIMQRGVQPDYLMPVKFLGGNTEFDGFAPRESIRIKMNGGGMNFVHGGISLQEMVVPVIEYHYLRNDSMEYKRNKQKYDTKPVTVNLLSANRKISNMIFSLNFYQKDAVSTNREAATYQVYFTDEDGKQISDIQKIIADKTSDNGAERTFRCQFNLKSLKYSNTATYYLVIADEQGLQLPQREPFQIDIAFAVDEFDFFS, encoded by the coding sequence ATGGATACAGATAAAATAATACAAGATTTAAATCGCAGGTTTGCTGCACCTCTTCCTGAGTTTTATCAGCGTCGTATCATTTTCTGGTATGATGAAGATAAGGAATTTGAGGATAAACTGGATGAAGTGGTTTTGGAAAATGCAAAGGTGATTGCGCTGACAGGAAATAATGCGTTTTCTGTAAAAAAACTGCTTTCAGTAGATGATTTGACCACAAATTATCTGGTTTACAGTCCGTGTGTCTATAATCGCCCGGATGATAACTGGCTTCTGGATGTAGAGCTTTACAGTGAAGAGTTTCGGGCAGATCTGATTTCTATCTGGATGGATGAGATGGGACTTATATCAAATCCGGCAATGAGGAAACAGGTTAAAAACTATCGTGCTTATTTTAATGCGAAAGACCGTCGTTTGAAAGTTAGCACGCAGAATAAAGTTCCGGAAACACCGGCACAGTTACACATGGCTGTCATGGCGGCAATCTGTGGATTGAAAGATGCACAGCCTAATATGATTCTCCGGAGTGTGTTCCAGGCGGGACTTGATTTGAATAATAACACGGTTTATCAGGAGTTTGTAAAATATCATGCAGACGCAGCATTTTGGGCGATGGTTCGTCAGGGATGCGGATTTGTGGAGGAAGAACCAGACCTTGGGCGGTTAGCAATTCATCTGCTTTTAACTGCAGCGACCCGCACCATGCGACAGGAATATCTTGCCGGACTGGACAGCTTTATTTCCATGCCACATCAGGCATATTGCTATGATTTTATTTCTGAATGGCTTCATAGTGACAACATTCCGCAATTATATGATGTGGCACGTTATGTTGAGGATGAAGCCCGTCTGCATCAGCGCTTTGAAAAGCTGACGGTAGAGGATTTGGTAGGAACAGAGTGCTTTCCGTGTATTAATGAAGTGATTCTGACAAAGCTAATGACAGAGATCAGTGACCATATCATTGATGTGGATACCATTACGAATACCGTTGAAAAACGTAGAACTTGTGTATGGTATGAGCCATTTGAAAATTTTTATGATGGTATCTTACAAGTGGCGAATATGCAAAGTTTCTTTAAGGAACATTCTGCCGGATTCCATAACGCAGAAGCGAAAAGTATCTGGAAAGAATATACAGAGAGTTACTATCAGATGGACACTTATTACCGATTGTTCCATCTTAGTTTTCAAAAGAGTTTGGAGACTTCCAATATTCTGCTAGATGATCTATTCAAGCACGTTGTCGATAAAGTGGAAGGACTCTATAATCATTGGTTCTTAGGTGAGTTGGGCAACAACTGGTCAGATGTATGTGCGGATGAACTGGCAACTTACGGTAAAGTTCTGGAAGTACCGCAACAGGAGGATTTTTACCGTTCCCGTATTCAAACCTCGGATACGAAAGTATTTGTAATTATCTCAGATGCCATGCGTTATGAAGTGGCAGCTACGATGGCAGATCAGCTTCAGCGAGAAACGCAAAGTAAGGTTTCTATCAGTAGTATGCAAAGTATCTTCCCTTCTACTACAAAGTTTGGTATGGCAGCTTTGTTGCCGCACAAAGAACTGACAGTAGAGGTTCGGAACGATATTTTGACAGTTTTGGCAGATGGACAGTCTACGGCAAGTACTTATAGGGATAAGGTTCTGAAAACAGAAGATTCGGCAAGTGTGGCCTTAAAGTACAATGACATCATTGCTATGAAGCGAGCGGAAAGAAGTGCTTTGGTAAAAGGTATGGATGTGGTCTATATTTACCACGATACCATTGATGAAGCCAGCCACACTTCGGATACTGCTGTTTTTGCAGCGTGTGACAAGGCGATTTCAGAATTGAAGAATCTTGTGCGTATTATCGTAAATGAATTTGGTGGAACGAATATTCTAATTACGGCAGATCATGGATTTCTTTATACATACAGTCCTTTGAAGGAAGAGGACAAAGTAGATAAAAGAGGCTTTTTTGATGTGGATGTAACAAACTCTGACATTACAAAAAAAGAAAGTATCAAGCGATGTGTGGAGTATGGCAGAAGATATGCAATTATGCAGAGGGGTGTGCAACCAGATTACTTGATGCCTGTAAAATTTCTGGGAGGAAATACAGAATTTGATGGATTTGCGCCGAGAGAAAGTATTCGTATCAAAATGAATGGTGGCGGTATGAATTTTGTGCATGGTGGTATTAGTTTGCAGGAAATGGTTGTTCCGGTGATTGAGTATCATTATCTCCGCAATGATTCTATGGAATATAAGCGAAATAAGCAGAAATATGATACCAAGCCGGTAACAGTCAATTTACTGTCCGCAAACCGTAAAATCAGCAATATGATTTTTTCATTGAACTTCTATCAAAAAGATGCGGTCAGTACAAACCGTGAAGCTGCAACCTATCAGGTTTACTTTACAGATGAGGACGGCAAGCAGATTAGTGATATTCAGAAGATTATTGCAGATAAGACCAGCGATAACGGTGCAGAAAGAACTTTCCGTTGCCAGTTTAATCTAAAATCTTTAAAATACAGCAATACCGCTACTTATTATCTGGTAATTGCAGATGAACAGGGATTACAGCTGCCACAGCGGGAGCCATTCCAGATTGACATCGCCTTTGCGGTGGACGAGTTTGATTTTTTTAGTTAA
- the brxL gene encoding protease Lon-related BREX system protein BrxL — MEQFAEGESTREEIKNKLRQNFDGKIVRKDLTKKIKEGANVPVYVLEFLLGQYCSSDDETVIEKGVQNVKRILADNFVRPDESQKILSQLRKKGSHTIIDMVTVRLDMKKDCFFAEFSNLGVGNVPIADEYPEKFDRLLCGGIWCIVQLDYEVEGDNNFGIEDIDGNPLRSKQKKQKDISPISIRKLTPIQMPHIDIDELKQGRKAFTKDEWLDILLRSIGMEPDEFTYREKWLLLTRMIPLVENNFNLCELGPRSTGKSHLYKEISPNSILISGGQTTVANLFYNMGRKTVGLVGLWDCVAFDEVAGIKFKDKDGIQIMKDYMASGSFARGKEEKAATASMVFVGNINQSVDVLLKTSSLFAPFPQEMGTDTAFLDRMHCYLPGWEIPKFRPEHFTNDYGFISDYLAEFIRELRKEQYGDALDHYFRLGRNLNQRDTIAVRRMIDGYLKLMYPNGEFTKEELEEIIQIALEMRRRVKEQLKKLGGMEFYDVNFSYIDLEDMSEHYVSVPEQGGGKLIPDGMCNPGQVYTVSRGKSGMIGVFRLESQMLPGNGKIERTGLGSDSKCKEAVNTAFNYLKANGNRISGAISTSTKDYIINYQDLQGIGMTDKLALPTLIALCSIALGKPVVSNLAVLGDISISGTMIKVDELANTLQVCLDSGAKKVLIPSTSFVDFASVPADLMSAFQLIPYQSAEDAVFKALGVE, encoded by the coding sequence ATGGAGCAATTTGCAGAGGGTGAAAGTACCCGTGAAGAAATAAAGAACAAGCTCCGTCAGAACTTTGACGGTAAGATTGTTCGGAAAGACCTGACAAAGAAAATTAAAGAAGGGGCGAATGTCCCAGTGTATGTTCTTGAGTTCTTGTTGGGACAGTATTGCAGTTCAGATGATGAGACGGTTATAGAGAAAGGCGTACAGAATGTGAAGCGTATTCTTGCTGACAACTTTGTACGCCCGGATGAATCACAGAAAATTCTGTCTCAGCTACGTAAAAAAGGCAGTCACACAATCATTGATATGGTGACTGTTCGACTGGATATGAAAAAGGATTGCTTTTTTGCAGAGTTTTCTAATTTGGGCGTTGGTAATGTACCGATTGCCGATGAATATCCAGAAAAATTTGATCGCCTGCTCTGTGGCGGTATCTGGTGTATTGTTCAGCTGGATTATGAGGTTGAAGGCGACAATAATTTTGGTATTGAGGACATTGATGGAAATCCGCTTCGTTCCAAACAGAAAAAGCAGAAAGATATTTCACCAATCAGTATCCGTAAGCTGACACCGATCCAGATGCCGCACATTGATATTGATGAACTAAAGCAGGGACGAAAGGCTTTTACGAAAGATGAATGGCTAGATATTCTTCTTCGTTCTATCGGCATGGAGCCAGATGAATTTACATATCGTGAGAAATGGTTACTTTTGACCCGTATGATTCCATTAGTTGAAAATAACTTTAATCTTTGTGAGTTGGGACCGAGAAGTACCGGTAAATCTCATCTTTACAAAGAGATTTCACCGAACAGTATTTTAATTTCCGGTGGACAGACGACGGTTGCAAACCTGTTTTACAATATGGGACGCAAAACGGTCGGACTGGTCGGCTTATGGGACTGTGTAGCCTTTGATGAAGTGGCAGGTATCAAGTTTAAAGATAAAGATGGCATTCAGATTATGAAGGATTACATGGCATCCGGCTCTTTTGCCCGTGGCAAAGAAGAAAAAGCTGCTACTGCGTCCATGGTATTTGTGGGAAATATCAATCAGAGTGTGGACGTGCTGTTGAAAACATCCAGTTTGTTTGCACCTTTCCCGCAGGAAATGGGAACAGATACAGCATTTCTTGATCGTATGCACTGTTATCTTCCAGGATGGGAGATACCGAAGTTCAGACCGGAGCATTTTACTAATGATTATGGTTTTATCAGTGACTATTTGGCAGAGTTCATCCGAGAGCTTCGCAAGGAGCAGTATGGAGATGCACTTGATCACTACTTTCGTCTGGGGAGAAATCTGAATCAGCGTGATACAATTGCGGTTCGTCGTATGATAGACGGTTATCTGAAGTTGATGTATCCAAATGGTGAGTTTACCAAAGAAGAACTGGAAGAAATTATTCAGATTGCATTGGAAATGCGTCGCCGTGTCAAGGAGCAATTGAAGAAGCTGGGCGGTATGGAATTTTATGATGTAAACTTTTCTTATATAGATCTAGAAGATATGTCAGAACATTATGTTTCCGTACCAGAACAGGGTGGCGGTAAGCTGATACCGGATGGAATGTGTAATCCGGGACAGGTTTATACCGTATCCAGAGGAAAAAGTGGCATGATTGGTGTATTCCGTTTGGAAAGTCAGATGCTTCCAGGCAATGGCAAAATTGAACGGACTGGCTTAGGCAGTGATTCTAAATGCAAGGAAGCGGTGAACACGGCATTTAATTATCTGAAAGCCAACGGCAATCGGATCAGTGGCGCTATCAGTACTTCAACCAAAGACTATATCATCAACTATCAGGATTTACAGGGAATTGGTATGACAGACAAATTGGCACTTCCAACATTAATTGCACTTTGTTCGATTGCCCTTGGAAAGCCTGTTGTCAGCAACTTGGCAGTGTTGGGAGATATATCAATTAGTGGCACAATGATAAAGGTGGATGAACTTGCTAATACACTTCAGGTGTGTCTGGATAGCGGCGCAAAGAAGGTGCTGATTCCGAGCACCTCGTTTGTTGATTTCGCAAGTGTTCCTGCTGATCTGATGAGTGCATTTCAGTTGATTCCTTATCAGAGTGCTGAAGATGCGGTGTTTAAGGCGTTGGGGGTAGAGTAA
- a CDS encoding putative DNA binding domain-containing protein, with protein sequence MTIEEILAGESKNVEFKENLPEKSIKYMKSVVAFANGTGGKIIFGIADKTREVIGFDKEDVFKKMDAIANAVSDSCEPAIIPDITLQTVDGKTVIVVEVSEGRQRPYYIKALGRDGGVYVRVAGTTRLADEYMIKELLFEGSNRYYDQALCTGLNVTDEDIDALCKAMKEQAVKNARTEEQKASIKDVGRQQLRSWGILIERDGKDYPSNAFAILTGNGGLHVATQCGVFKGTTKAVFVDRREYTGPLWEQIDEAFQFVLRNIHLGATIVGIYRQDVYEIPPDAIRELIINAMVHRSYLDHGTIQVAVYDNRLEITSPGKLPMGQTMERMKEGYSKIRNEALAHAFAYMNLIEHWGSGIPRIIDKVKAAGLQEPEFIGGEVDLRINIYRGQVDTNNAIINANDTKNGANGVKCGADDGTNGAEVPLNKEQTQIEKLLQIIEKNPSATQAYYAEKMGISKRTVSRMFASLQEKGRLVQGGTKRKANWKIIR encoded by the coding sequence ATGACTATAGAAGAAATTCTTGCAGGAGAATCGAAGAATGTGGAGTTCAAAGAGAACCTGCCGGAGAAAAGCATCAAATATATGAAGTCTGTGGTTGCCTTTGCAAATGGAACCGGAGGAAAAATCATTTTCGGAATTGCCGATAAAACCAGAGAGGTTATTGGCTTTGACAAGGAAGATGTGTTCAAGAAAATGGATGCCATTGCCAATGCTGTATCAGACAGCTGTGAACCAGCAATTATCCCGGATATCACTTTACAGACGGTTGATGGTAAGACTGTCATTGTGGTAGAGGTTTCTGAGGGCAGACAGCGCCCGTATTATATCAAAGCCCTTGGTAGAGATGGCGGTGTATATGTCCGTGTTGCCGGAACTACCCGCCTTGCCGACGAGTATATGATAAAAGAATTGTTGTTTGAGGGCAGTAATCGTTACTACGATCAGGCTTTATGTACTGGGTTAAATGTTACAGATGAAGATATTGATGCCCTTTGCAAAGCTATGAAAGAGCAGGCTGTCAAAAATGCCCGTACAGAGGAACAGAAAGCATCGATTAAAGATGTAGGCAGACAGCAGTTGCGCTCCTGGGGGATTTTGATTGAGCGTGATGGAAAAGATTATCCGTCCAATGCTTTTGCTATTTTAACAGGCAACGGTGGACTTCATGTTGCAACGCAATGTGGCGTGTTCAAAGGGACAACGAAAGCGGTATTTGTTGATCGTAGAGAATATACCGGTCCGCTTTGGGAACAGATAGACGAAGCGTTTCAGTTTGTTTTGAGAAATATTCATCTGGGTGCTACAATTGTGGGAATTTATCGCCAGGATGTTTATGAGATTCCACCGGATGCCATTCGTGAGTTGATTATAAATGCTATGGTACATCGTAGTTATCTGGATCATGGTACGATACAGGTAGCGGTATATGACAACCGATTGGAAATTACTTCTCCAGGAAAGCTGCCAATGGGACAAACGATGGAGCGTATGAAAGAAGGCTATTCCAAAATCAGAAATGAAGCCCTTGCCCATGCGTTTGCCTATATGAACCTGATTGAGCATTGGGGAAGCGGCATTCCGAGAATTATTGATAAAGTAAAAGCTGCCGGACTGCAGGAGCCGGAGTTTATTGGTGGCGAAGTTGATTTGCGTATCAATATTTATCGAGGTCAGGTTGATACCAATAACGCCATAATTAACGCCAATGACACTAAAAATGGCGCTAATGGCGTTAAATGTGGCGCTGATGATGGCACTAATGGCGCTGAAGTGCCGCTTAATAAGGAACAGACGCAGATAGAAAAATTGTTGCAGATTATAGAGAAGAATCCGTCTGCAACACAGGCTTACTATGCAGAAAAAATGGGTATATCGAAAAGAACGGTTTCTCGAATGTTCGCTTCTTTACAGGAAAAAGGTAGATTGGTACAGGGCGGAACAAAACGAAAAGCAAATTGGAAAATTATAAGGTAG
- a CDS encoding helix-turn-helix domain-containing protein, producing MNFNLKLKKIRTFRKMTQKELSEKIGLTDQHRIVQYEKGVRVPKKDLVDKMAQALDVNPYTLYDTAGRDASEMMELLFWLDEFNPSSLHLFLPRRFPGEKCNEVADTSVYYHDNDSWPAHAPVCMWFDYGVLNDFLKEWVVRMDELKSGEITRDEYFEWKINWPQTCDGCGKYEPKKQWHSVKSELSET from the coding sequence ATGAATTTTAATCTGAAATTAAAAAAAATCCGGACATTCCGGAAAATGACACAAAAAGAACTGTCAGAGAAAATCGGACTGACCGATCAGCATAGAATTGTACAATATGAAAAAGGCGTTCGTGTTCCCAAAAAAGATCTGGTCGATAAAATGGCACAGGCTCTTGATGTTAATCCTTATACCCTCTATGATACCGCTGGACGTGACGCTTCCGAAATGATGGAACTGCTTTTCTGGCTGGATGAATTTAACCCATCTTCCCTGCATCTGTTTCTCCCTCGGAGATTTCCCGGTGAAAAATGCAACGAAGTAGCCGACACTTCCGTTTACTACCATGACAATGATAGCTGGCCTGCCCATGCTCCTGTCTGTATGTGGTTTGACTATGGAGTTCTGAATGATTTTTTGAAAGAATGGGTGGTTCGGATGGATGAACTGAAATCCGGTGAGATTACCAGAGATGAATATTTTGAATGGAAAATCAACTGGCCACAGACTTGTGATGGTTGTGGAAAATATGAACCTAAGAAACAATGGCACTCTGTAAAATCAGAACTCAGTGAAACTTAA
- a CDS encoding UvrD-helicase domain-containing protein, with protein MSSLIIAAAGAGKTTFLVKKALEISENVLITTYTDANEQSIRDKFYEINGCIPSNVTIMPWFSLLIKHGIRPYQSYLINNRVSGVLLVNKADKNLLRLKDTNEKKYVTASGNVYSNMISKLPCVLDELSNGCVFRRIRKIFSYVFVDEIQDFVGYDLEVIKKLHEVGCNMTLVGDPRQTTYRTHYEAKYKKYAGGKIVIFVQDNIAGMNIDTTTLSTSHRNNQIICDLANQMYPDMKPCDSAMNEKTGHDGIFWVHENDIDKYVDIYNPVQLRYDKRTKVNPIPKTMNFGLSKGLTFNRVLIYPTKPMLDWLSGKSKDMKDESLSKFYVAVTRARYSVAFVYKTKRLPTNDIGTKWTPDVLE; from the coding sequence ATGAGTAGTCTAATTATTGCAGCGGCAGGGGCAGGAAAAACAACATTTCTTGTAAAGAAGGCATTGGAGATTTCTGAAAATGTTTTGATAACAACTTATACCGATGCTAATGAACAAAGCATTAGAGACAAATTTTACGAAATAAATGGTTGTATTCCATCCAATGTAACTATTATGCCGTGGTTTTCGCTGCTAATCAAGCATGGTATACGACCTTACCAAAGCTATCTTATAAATAATAGGGTATCCGGTGTGTTATTAGTGAATAAGGCAGATAAAAATTTGTTGAGACTAAAGGATACAAATGAGAAAAAATATGTCACGGCTTCCGGTAATGTATATTCAAATATGATTTCAAAATTGCCCTGTGTTTTGGACGAATTATCGAATGGATGTGTATTTCGCAGAATACGAAAAATTTTTTCTTATGTTTTTGTAGATGAAATACAAGATTTTGTCGGATATGATTTAGAAGTTATAAAAAAGTTGCATGAGGTTGGGTGCAACATGACTTTAGTAGGAGATCCTCGTCAGACGACGTATCGAACTCATTACGAAGCAAAATATAAAAAATATGCAGGTGGGAAAATAGTGATTTTTGTGCAGGATAATATTGCCGGAATGAATATTGATACCACAACATTATCGACATCTCATAGAAATAATCAGATTATATGTGATCTTGCAAATCAGATGTATCCTGATATGAAGCCATGTGATTCTGCCATGAATGAAAAAACGGGACATGATGGAATATTTTGGGTTCACGAGAATGATATTGATAAATATGTAGATATATATAATCCTGTTCAGTTGCGGTATGATAAAAGAACCAAGGTAAATCCCATCCCAAAAACGATGAATTTTGGATTGTCCAAGGGACTTACTTTTAATAGAGTCTTGATATACCCGACGAAACCAATGCTGGATTGGTTGTCAGGAAAGTCCAAAGACATGAAGGATGAAAGTCTTTCTAAGTTTTATGTTGCAGTGACGAGAGCACGGTATAGTGTGGCTTTTGTATACAAGACAAAACGACTTCCAACTAACGATATTGGAACAAAGTGGACACCTGATGTATTGGAATAA
- a CDS encoding tyrosine-type recombinase/integrase: MARKDNKGRNLKTGEYQRPDGRYEYRYKDEITGKRNSVYAADLASLREMEKKINKDMDDLLITDSSVKKLTVNTLFERYMATKNIKERTKKNYIRMWDYRIRNTLGNIRVLDFKTSHVRTFFSTLSDEGLAHSTIKGLYGLLNPSFELAVEDGIIRKNPVTGTLGDYGAPAKEKEALTLEQQEKLLQFVEQSNVYKPHLPMMQVMFGACLRVSETIGLTWSDVDMKNREIHVGGQLVYYEGDEGYCFHDSETKTDAGIRDIPMTQMVYDAFRKQRELNLMLGLQSNVEIGGRSGFIFNTKHGRPIMPAGVNSFLKNIVNAYNKKESKLAEEEKREPELMPPISSHTLRHTGCTRLGENNVNPKVMQYVMGHSDAQITMNVYNHIAEKSHVENEMSKMNLPETVPAVV; the protein is encoded by the coding sequence ATGGCAAGAAAAGATAATAAAGGCAGAAATTTAAAAACAGGTGAATATCAGCGTCCGGATGGACGTTATGAGTATCGCTACAAGGATGAAATTACCGGAAAGCGTAATTCGGTTTATGCAGCTGATCTGGCGAGTTTGCGAGAAATGGAAAAGAAGATCAATAAGGATATGGATGATCTGCTTATTACAGATTCATCAGTCAAGAAGCTGACCGTAAATACGTTGTTTGAGCGATACATGGCAACAAAGAATATCAAGGAAAGAACGAAAAAGAATTATATCCGTATGTGGGATTACCGGATACGAAATACTTTGGGAAATATTCGTGTTTTGGATTTTAAGACATCTCATGTAAGGACATTCTTTTCCACATTGTCAGATGAAGGACTGGCACACAGCACGATCAAAGGTCTTTATGGTTTATTGAATCCCAGTTTTGAACTAGCAGTGGAAGATGGGATTATCCGCAAGAATCCGGTAACAGGAACACTTGGAGATTATGGGGCTCCGGCAAAAGAGAAAGAAGCACTGACACTGGAACAGCAGGAAAAACTTCTGCAGTTTGTTGAACAGAGTAATGTGTATAAGCCTCATCTTCCAATGATGCAGGTTATGTTTGGGGCTTGCCTGAGAGTGAGTGAGACTATCGGCTTAACCTGGTCAGATGTGGATATGAAGAACCGGGAGATTCATGTAGGTGGACAGCTTGTGTATTATGAAGGTGATGAAGGATATTGTTTCCATGATTCAGAAACCAAAACGGATGCAGGAATCAGAGATATTCCTATGACACAGATGGTATATGATGCGTTCCGTAAGCAGAGAGAACTGAATCTGATGCTTGGTTTGCAGAGTAATGTTGAGATCGGTGGACGTAGTGGATTCATCTTCAATACAAAACATGGGCGTCCGATCATGCCGGCGGGAGTGAACAGCTTTCTGAAAAATATTGTCAATGCCTATAATAAGAAAGAAAGCAAACTGGCAGAAGAAGAGAAGCGAGAGCCGGAGCTGATGCCTCCCATTTCATCGCATACTCTTCGTCATACGGGATGTACCAGATTGGGTGAGAACAATGTCAATCCCAAAGTTATGCAGTATGTGATGGGCCATTCAGATGCACAGATCACAATGAATGTCTACAATCATATTGCTGAGAAGTCTCACGTGGAGAATGAGATGTCTAAAATGAACCTGCCGGAAACTGTACCTGCTGTGGTATAA
- a CDS encoding AAA family ATPase produces the protein MAIEKVIIQNFKKFKNPFEVKFNENINLLVGDNESGKSTILEAIHVALTGMYAGRNIRNQLSTYLFNREAVEEYLASVENGQPIAPPEIMIELYFKSGTLPEYEGNGNSEKSDGIEGIRFTISFSDKFNSEYESLLKTEKITSLPIEFYEAKWFSFSRDEKMPRFIPIKSVMIDSSNYRYQNGSDVYISRVVKDFLEPEDITAITQAHRNMIDEFAQNEAIQSINEKISAASTVMNGKLSLSADQGVQNSWESSLVTQVDGIPFAHAGKGAQCIIKTQLALSHKQAEKASIILIEEPESHLSFSRLSELMGVIEKAASGRQIIASTHSSFVANKLGLENLILLSGDNCCSMQSLKKETFEFFKKVAGYDTLRLILCKKSILVEGDSDELVVQRAYMDTHEGRLPIQDGIDVMTVGGVTFKRYLEIAQTLNKETAVVTDNDGNIEAVKKKYKEYEEIQCIHICVDEVVDTGDLKLSDKDFNYNTLEPKILKENGREAMNNIFGTNYDTDDEMHKYMHAHKTDCAIAIFESATKIKYPEYIMRAIKNE, from the coding sequence ATGGCTATTGAGAAGGTAATCATTCAAAATTTTAAGAAGTTTAAAAATCCGTTTGAAGTAAAATTTAATGAAAATATCAATCTTCTGGTTGGTGATAATGAATCTGGAAAATCTACTATTCTTGAAGCCATTCATGTGGCTTTAACGGGTATGTATGCTGGTCGAAATATTAGAAATCAGCTATCAACATATTTATTTAATAGAGAAGCAGTTGAGGAATACCTGGCATCAGTGGAAAATGGACAGCCGATTGCACCTCCAGAAATAATGATTGAGTTATATTTTAAAAGTGGAACATTGCCTGAATATGAAGGAAATGGTAATTCCGAAAAAAGTGATGGTATAGAGGGAATCAGATTCACAATTAGTTTTTCTGATAAATTTAATTCAGAATATGAAAGTTTGCTGAAAACAGAAAAAATTACAAGTTTGCCTATTGAATTTTATGAAGCTAAATGGTTTTCTTTTAGCCGAGATGAAAAAATGCCCAGATTCATACCAATAAAGTCTGTAATGATTGATTCGTCAAATTACAGATACCAAAATGGGTCTGATGTATATATTTCCAGAGTAGTAAAGGATTTCCTTGAACCAGAGGACATAACAGCAATAACACAAGCCCATAGAAATATGATAGATGAGTTTGCACAAAATGAAGCAATTCAGTCAATCAATGAGAAAATTAGTGCAGCGTCTACTGTTATGAATGGAAAATTATCATTGAGTGCCGATCAGGGAGTTCAAAATTCTTGGGAGTCAAGTTTGGTTACGCAGGTGGATGGAATCCCGTTTGCTCATGCTGGAAAAGGTGCACAATGTATCATAAAAACACAATTAGCTTTAAGTCATAAACAGGCAGAAAAAGCAAGTATTATTTTGATTGAAGAACCTGAAAGTCATTTGTCTTTTTCTCGATTAAGCGAACTAATGGGAGTTATTGAAAAGGCTGCATCTGGTAGACAAATTATAGCATCAACGCATAGTAGCTTTGTCGCTAATAAACTCGGACTGGAAAATTTAATTTTGCTTTCAGGCGATAATTGTTGCTCGATGCAATCGCTCAAAAAGGAAACTTTTGAATTTTTCAAAAAAGTGGCAGGTTATGATACACTGCGATTGATTCTTTGTAAAAAATCAATCTTAGTAGAGGGCGATTCAGATGAGCTGGTTGTTCAGCGGGCATATATGGATACTCATGAGGGGCGGCTTCCTATCCAAGATGGAATAGATGTAATGACCGTAGGTGGGGTGACATTTAAGCGGTATCTTGAAATTGCACAGACACTAAACAAAGAAACAGCTGTTGTTACGGATAATGATGGAAATATTGAAGCTGTTAAGAAAAAGTACAAAGAATATGAAGAAATACAATGTATTCATATATGTGTTGATGAGGTAGTGGATACAGGTGATTTGAAACTGTCAGATAAGGATTTTAATTATAATACCTTAGAGCCGAAAATATTAAAAGAAAATGGACGAGAAGCAATGAACAATATTTTTGGAACTAACTACGATACGGATGATGAGATGCACAAATATATGCACGCTCATAAGACGGATTGTGCCATAGCAATTTTTGAATCGGCTACGAAAATTAAATATCCTGAGTATATAATGAGGGCGATAAAAAATGAGTAG